The genome window GTGAGCTTATATCCATAACTTTTCTTTTCAATATTATACATTTTTATTTCCTTTCTTAGATGAATTTATTTTGACCAACACAATTTTATATTCTAAAAATATTGTCAAGGAAATCAGTTAATCAAATTCTAGTATAATAATTTTCTTACAAAATTTGACAAACTTATTTGAATTCTCTTTTGTGATAGAATATAAATAATCTTAATTTTAATATAAAATAATTAGATATTCGGAGGAATTATGGATAGAATTAAAAAGCCGATGGTAGCCGGTCAGTTTTACCCGGCAAATGCAGACGCCCTTACAAAAAATATAGAAAATTATNNNNNNNNNNNNNNNNNNNNNNNNNNNNNNNNNNNNNNNNNNNNNNNNNNNNNNNNNNNNNNNNNNNNNNNNNNNNNNNNNNNNNNNNNNNNNNNNNNNNAATCTTAATTTTAATATAAAATAATTAGATATTCGGAGGAATTATGGATAGAATTAAAAAGCCGATGGTAGCCGGTCAGTTTTACCCGGCAAATGCAGACGCCCTTACAAAAAATATAGAAAATTATCTTGAAAATGCGAAACCTAACAAAGATTATGGAAACGTTTTTGGGATTATTTCTCCGCATGCGGGTTATCCTTTTTCGGGTCGGACAGCAGCTTGCGCATTTAATTGTATTAGGGATAAAAAATATGACACCGTATTTGTGATAGCTCCTTCCCATAGTTTTATTTCCTCTCCTATCGGTATTTACGATTATGATTATTACAAAACTCCTCTCGGATTGATTCCTATTGAGCAAAACATTATAGATTTACTTTTTGAAGTGGAAGATATTGGAGATATAAAATTCGGAATACGACCTGAAAATTCTCTCGAAACCCAACTTCCGTTTTTGCAAACCGTTTTGGATGAATTTCAATTGGTTCCCATCCTAATCCGAGATCAATCATTACGTACAGCAGAAAAACTTGCAACAATAATCCAAAATATTCTTTCCGGTTATGACAAAAAGGTG of Candidatus Cloacimonadota bacterium contains these proteins:
- the amrB gene encoding AmmeMemoRadiSam system protein B — translated: MDRIKKPMVAGQFYPANADALTKNIENYLENAKPNKDYGNVFGIISPHAGYPFSGRTAACAFNCIRDKKYDTVFVIAPSHSFISSPIGIYDYDYYKTPLGLIPIEQNIIDLLFEVEDIGDIKFGIRPENSLETQLPFLQTVLDEFQLVPILIRDQSLRTAEKLATIIQNILSGYDKKVLFVFSTDLSHFHSAQTAEKLDRRLIKSIEEMNLQKLDKLIQSGDGEACGFGCVETGLVLAEKYGINKIDILDYTHSGKIIDDNSRVVGYVSAVLYE